A portion of the Arachis duranensis cultivar V14167 unplaced genomic scaffold, aradu.V14167.gnm2.J7QH unplaced_Scaffold_124770, whole genome shotgun sequence genome contains these proteins:
- the LOC107472490 gene encoding uncharacterized protein LOC107472490 — protein MSNNSEYLVVCVYPNCRMRNSDNRVIFECENSLLLHTRCISLLSELKSLILTNLDGIGRREIGRVEYRLLASLGSGVFRFRLFRLQGDEQVRLMFDIHGRIMAEQVMELSAEVGDVGGGGFVHSTFVQDYPPLAPPPIHVSSSVKDMEDWRWGRKTSTKMHDKSLFSNTGEEYYNLDGWVEIRADHRFKCRDAVMQGVKNYSIRRSAEYRVVKSDRLKYHVYCRQAANGCPWSLHVALRQNLEYW, from the exons ATGTCCAATAATAGTGAATATTTGGTTGTTTGTGTGTACCCCAATTGTCGTATGAGAAACAGCGACAATAGggtgatatttgagtgtgagaATTCGTTACTATTGCACACTCGATGCATAAGTTTGTTGTCTGAGTtaaagagtttgatattgacCAACCTTGATGGCATAGGGAGAAGAGAGATCGGAAGGGTGGAGTACAGGTTGCTAGCATCGTTGGGTAGTGGAGTATTCCGATTTCGACTATTTCGGCTCCAGGGTGACGAGCAAGTGCGACTCATGTTTGACATCCATGGGAGAATCATGGCGGAACAAGTGATGGAGCTTTCTGCCGAGGTTGGtgatgttggtggtggtggttttgTACACTCGACATTTGTGCAGGATTACCCACCTCTTGCACCACCACCGATTCATGTTTCTAGTTCAGTGAAAGACATGGAGGACTGGAGGTGGGGGAGGAAGACTTCGACAAAGA TGCATGATAAATCTCTGTTTTCCAACACCGGGGAAGAGTATTACAACCTAGATGGTTGGGTAGAGATTCGGGCTGACCACAGATTCAAATGCCGAGATGCAGTAATGCAGGGTGTGAAGAACTATAGTATTCGCAGAAGTGCTGAGTACCGAGTGGTCAAATCAGACCGATTAAAGTACCATGTGTATTGTCGTCAAGCTGCAAATGGATGTCCATGGAGTCTCCATGTTGCGCTCCGACAGAACCTCGAATACTGGTGA